A single genomic interval of Gossypium raimondii isolate GPD5lz chromosome 11, ASM2569854v1, whole genome shotgun sequence harbors:
- the LOC105761045 gene encoding heavy metal-associated isoprenylated plant protein 36 has protein sequence MATTDGKPETKQESKPETKQESKEVEDNQAPPLKYKAWVLKVSIHCEGCKRKVERTLRKIEGVYEAYADLKQQKATVKANLHVNAETLIKKLVKKGRHAELWPEKAESKEKKQGKPKNNDKQGGQANGEEANNGNHGGDKQKETVKNEVKVQQEDGAKSSENGGGSSKNSEGCSNVSKANDQGGGGAACKNGVQVKEPKPEVKQNVISVAGNQSSVAEKKGGGSGAGGNTEGNGNGNAGEKSGNGSGSKKNKKKGQKANADEGGEQHPGDAVPASIGSHFKVHGPHGPVPMPSPANHSPPRQHPMYEYPTYYHAPPVYLTSYNMAYPSSSYTASYYTSPPPYSYAYMHPGHTAERQTSDMDMYSSYPSYSSHQSDSFEMFSDENPNACSIM, from the exons ATGGCTACAACAGATGGAAAACCAGAAACTAAACAAGAATCTAAACCAGAAACCAAACAAGAATCTAAAGAAGTTGAGGATAACCAAGCACCTCCTCTCAAGTATAAG gcTTGGGTGTTGAAAGTCTCCATTCATTGTGAAGGCTGCAAAAGGAAAGTGGAAAGGACTCTAAGAAAAATCGAGG GTGTTTACGAGGCTTATGCTGATTTGAAACAACAAAAAGCCACTGTAAAAGCCAACTTGCACGTAAATGCTGAGACTCTGATCAAGAAACTAGTGAAGAAAGGGAGACATGCAGAGCTATGGCCTGAAAAAGCtgaatcaaaagagaaaaaacagGGGAAACCCAAGAACAACGATAAACAAGGTGGCCAAGCAAATGGTGAAGAAGCTAATAATGGCAACCATGGAGGTGATAAACAGAAAGAGACCGTCAAAAATGAAGTCAAGGTTCAACAAGAGGATGGTGCTAAAAGCTCTGAAAACGGCGGTGGCTCTAGCAAGAATAGTGAGGGTTGTAGTAACGTTAGCAAAGCCAATGATCAAGGTGGCGGTGGTGCAGCTTGTAAAAACGGTGTACAAGTTAAGGAGCCGAAGCCTGAGGTGAAGCAAAATGTGATCTCGGTAGCCGGTAATCAGTCATCGGTGGCTGAGAAGAAAGGTGGTGGTAGTGGTGCCGGCGGTAATACTGAGGGTAACGGTAATGGTAATGCTGGTGAGAAAAGTGGCAATGGCAGTGGgagtaaaaagaataaaaagaaggGGCAAAAAGCTAATGCTGATGAGGGTGGTGAGCAGCATCCTGGTGATGCAGTACCTGCATCCATTGGATCACATTTTAAAGTGCATGGACCCCATGGTCCAGTTCCCATGCCATCCCCAGCCAATCATAGCCCACCACGTCAGCACCCAATGTACGAGTACCCAACGTATTACCATGCACCACCGGTGTACCTCACTAGCTACAACATGGCGTATCCAAGCAGTAGCTATACTGCATCCTATTACACCTCACCACCACCGTATTCGTATGCATACATGCACCCGGGTCACACAGCCGAACGTCAAACGTCGGATATGGACATGTACTCGTCCTATCCATCGTATTCATCACATCAGTCCGATTCCTTCGAGATGTTCAGCGACGAAAACCCGAATGCATGTTCAATCATGTGA
- the LOC105761046 gene encoding 40S ribosomal protein S21: MQNEEGQNMDLYIPRKCSATNRLITSKDHASVQINVGHLDELGRYTGTFSTFALCGFVRAQGDADSALDRLWQKKKAEVRQQ, encoded by the exons ATGCAGAACGAAGAGGGTCAAAACATGGATCTTTACATCCCCAGGAAGTG TTCCGCCACTAACAGGCTCATCACCTCTAAGGATCACGCTTCCGTCCAAATCAACGTGGGACACTTGGATGAGCTTGGCAGATACACTGGCACATTCTCCACTTTTGCTCTTTGTGGATTTGTCCGTGCCCAG GGTGATGCTGACAGTGCTCTCGACAGGCTTTGGCAGAAGAAGAAAGCTGAAGTCCGACAGCAGTAG
- the LOC105761044 gene encoding respiratory burst oxidase homolog protein B, with translation MEIHHSKHESWSDTESTSSSRVGYSGPLSGPILVNNANKKHSSKKSARFKDGDEYVEITLDIREDSVSVQNIKGGDPETAMLATKLEKRHSFGSQLSFKIRQVSQELKRMTSMKAAAPFNRADRNKSGAARALRGLKFMTKNVGTEGWSEIDSRFDELSVNGSLPKSLFGQCIGMNESKEFAEELFETLARRRGITSSAVNKAQLREFWEQITDQSFDARLQTFFDMVDKDADGRITEEEVKEIITLSASANKLSKIQECAEEYAALIMEELDKDNLGYIEIYNLETLLLQAPSQSTNLVTDSRILSRLLSEKLVPTKEKNPIKRWGRGLAYFSEDNWKRIWVLALWFSICAGLFTWKFIQYRHRAVFDVMGYCVTTAKGAAETTKFNMAIILLPVCRNTITWLRSRTKLGVVVPFDDNINFHKVVAWGIAVGVGLHAGAHLTCDFPRLLHATDDEYEPMEQFFGEERPNNYWWFVKGTEGWTGVTMVVLMAIAYTLAQPWFRRNRLNLPKSIKKLTGFNAFWYSHHLFIIVYALFIVHGYFLYLSKKWYKKTTWMYLAVPMLLYACERLIRAFRSGYKSVKILKVAVYPGNVLSLHMSKPQGFKYTSGQYIFVNCADVSPFQWHPFSITSAPGDDYLSIHIRTLGDWTSQLKALFSKVCQPPSVDQSGLLRADIGKGENKPRLPKLLIDGPYGAPAQDYKKYDVLLLVGLGIGATPLISIVKDVLNNIKQQNEIEEGVKNKRKPFATKRAYFYWVTREQGSFEWFRGVMNEVAEYDRDRMIELHNYCTSVYEEGDARSALITMLQSLQHAKSGVDIVSGTQVKTHFARPNWHKVFKHVAVNHTDKRVGVFYCGAPGLTGELRRLAQEFSRKTSTKFDFHKENF, from the exons atggagaTTCACCACAGTAAACATGAGTCATGGTCCGATACCGAGAGCACAAGCAGTAGCAGAGTCGGTTACAGTGGTCCATTGAGCGGTCCGATATTGGTGAACAATGCTAACAAGAAACACAGCAGCAAGAAGAGTGCGAGGTTTAAAGACGGCGACGAATACGTCGAGATCACTCTCGACATTCGTGAAGATTCGGTTTCTGTACAGAATATCAAAGGCGGCGACCCGGAGACGGCAATGCTAGCGACCAAGTTAGAGAAAAGGCATTCGTTTGGATCCCAGCTTTCGTTCAAAATCCGGCAAGTTTCTCAGGAACTGAAGCGAATGACGTCGATGAAGGCGGCGGCGCCTTTTAACAGGGCCGACCGGAACAAATCCGGCGCCGCTCGTGCCCTTCGGGGACTGAAATTTATGACCAAAAACGTTGGAACCGAAGGCTGGTCCGAGATCGATTCACGGTTCGATGAATTGTCTGTCAATGGCTCACTCCCCAAGTCATTGTTTGGTCAATGTATAG GCATGAACGAATCAAAGGAGTTTGCCGAGGAACTGTTCGAGACTTTGGCTCGCAGAAGAGGGATAACATCATCAGCAGTAAACAAAGCTCAGCTAAGGGAATTTTGGGAACAAATTACTGATCAAAGCTTTGATGCTAGATTGCAAACTTTCTTTGACAT GGTTGACAAAGATGCTGATGGAAGGATCACAGAAGAAGAGGTGAAAGAG ATTATCACATTGAGTGCTAGTGCTAACAAGCTGTCAAAAATCCAAGAATGTGCTGAGGAGTATGCAGCCTTAATCATGGAAGAACTGGATAAAGACAACCTTGGGTACATTGAG ataTACAATTTGGAAACACTACTACTGCAAGCTCCAAGCCAATCAACCAACTTAGTGACAGACAGCCGCATTTTAAGCAGGCTATTGAGTGAAAAATTGGTTCCAACAAAAGAGAAGAACCCCATTAAAAGATGGGGAAGGGGTCTTGCCTATTTTTCAGAGGACAATTGGAAGAGAATATGGGTGTTGGCTCTTTGGTTCTCAATCTGTGCAGGCTTGTTCACCTGGAAATTCATTCAATACAGACATAGAGCCGTGTTTGATGTGATGGGCTACTGTGTTACCACGGCCAAAGGTGCAGCTGAGACAACTAAATTCAACATGGCCATCATTCTTCTTCCAGTGTGTAGAAATACCATTACTTGGCTTAGAAGCAGAACAAAGTTAGGGGTGGTTGTCCCATTTGATGACAATATCAATTTTCACAAG GTGGTTGCTTGGGGGATTGCTGTTGGAGTTGGCTTGCATGCTGGTGCACATCTAACGTGTGATTTCCCTAGGCTTCTCCATGCCACTGATGATGAGTATGAGCCAATGGAACAATTCTTTGGGGAAGAACGGCCTAACAACTACTGGTGGTTTGTCAAAGGGACCGAAGGTTGGACCGGTGTGACCATGGTGGTGCTCATGGCCATAGCCTACACACTAGCTCAACCTTGGTTCCGCCGGAACCGGCTAAACCTCCCTAAATCCATAAAGAAGCTGACTGGATTTAATGCCTTCTGGTACTCACATCATCTATTTATTATTGTCTATGCCCTCTTCATTGTTCATGGATACTTTCTCTACCTCTCCAAGAAATGGTACAAAAAGACA ACATGGATGTATCTAGCAGTTCCAATGCTATTATACGCATGTGAACGCCTAATTCGAGCATTTAGATCTGGCTATAAGTCGGTGAAGATCTTGAAG GTTGCTGTCTACCCTGGAAATGTACTTTCCTTGCACATGTCTAAGCCTCAAGGATTTAAGTACACTAGTGGCCAATATATATTTGTGAACTGTGCTGATGTCTCCCCGTTTCAATG GCATCCCTTCTCCATCACTTCAGCTCCTGGAGATGACTATTTAAGTATCCACATCCGAACCTTAGGAGATTGGACATCCCAACTCAAGGCCCTTTTCTCAAAG GTTTGTCAGCCTCCATCGGTTGATCAAAGTGGCCTCTTGAGAGCAGATATTGGTAAAGGCGAAAACAAGCCTAG GTTGCCAAAACTCTTGATTGATGGTCCATATGGAGCTCCAGCTCAAGACTACAAAAAGTACGATGTTCTTCTCCTAGTAGGACTTGGAATTGGTGCCACCCCATTAATCAGCATAGTCAAAGACGTGCTTAACAACATCAAGCAACAAAATGAAATCGAAGAAGGGGTGAAGAACAAGAGAAAGCCATTTGCCACTAAACGAGCTTACTTCTATTGGGTTACACGGGAGCAAGGCTCGTTTGAGTGGTTCAGGGGGGTAATGAATGAGGTGGCTGAGTATGATAGAGATAGGATGATTGAACTTCACAATTACTGCACCAGTGTATATGAAGAAGGGGATGCTAGGTCAGCTTTGATCACCATGCTTCAGTCCCTCCAACATGCCAAAAGTGGTGTGGATATTGTTTCGGGAACACAAGTGAAAACACATTTTGCCAGGCCAAATTGGCACAAGGTCTTCAAGCATGTGGCTGTTAACCATACAGACAAGAGAGTCG GAGTATTTTACTGTGGTGCACCAGGATTAACAGGGGAGCTAAGAAGGTTAGCTCAAGAGTTTTCAAGGAAGACCAGCACCAAATTTGATTTCCACAaggaaaacttttaa